The following coding sequences are from one uncultured Bacteroides sp. window:
- a CDS encoding S1-like domain-containing RNA-binding protein codes for MSIELGKFNTLEVVKTVDFGVYLDGEQEGEILLPTRYVPDNCQIGDFLKVFLYLDNEERLIATTLTPLVQVGEFACLEVAWVNQFGAFLNWGLMKDLFVPFSEQKMKMQVGRSYVVHAHVDEESYRIVASAKIERYFSKESPTYQPYDEVNILIWQKTDLGFKAIIDNKFGGLLYDSEIFQPLRTGMTLKAYVKQVREDEKIDLILQKPGFEKIDDFAETLLRYLQSHGGSADVNDKSPAEDIYDIFKVSKKTFKKAVGDLYKRRLITLDDEGLKLV; via the coding sequence ATGAGCATAGAACTAGGCAAATTTAATACATTGGAGGTTGTCAAGACCGTTGATTTTGGAGTATATCTCGATGGTGAACAAGAAGGTGAGATATTGTTACCTACTCGTTATGTTCCTGATAATTGCCAGATTGGTGATTTCTTGAAGGTCTTTTTGTATCTTGACAATGAAGAAAGATTAATTGCTACTACGCTTACGCCTTTAGTACAAGTCGGCGAATTTGCTTGTTTGGAAGTGGCATGGGTTAACCAATTTGGAGCTTTTCTCAACTGGGGATTGATGAAAGATCTTTTTGTTCCTTTTAGTGAGCAGAAGATGAAGATGCAGGTTGGGCGATCGTATGTAGTACACGCTCATGTGGATGAGGAGAGCTACCGTATTGTGGCGTCTGCAAAGATAGAACGTTATTTTTCTAAAGAATCACCAACATATCAACCTTACGATGAAGTGAACATTCTTATTTGGCAAAAAACGGATTTAGGCTTTAAGGCTATTATAGATAATAAGTTTGGAGGGTTGCTCTATGATAGCGAAATCTTTCAGCCTTTACGTACTGGTATGACGTTGAAAGCTTATGTGAAACAAGTACGTGAGGATGAGAAGATTGATTTAATACTCCAGAAGCCGGGTTTTGAAAAGATAGATGATTTTGCAGAGACTTTATTGAGATACCTTCAATCTCATGGAGGTAGTGCAGATGTTAATGATAAAAGTCCTGCGGAGGATATCTATGATATCTTTAAGGTAAGCAAAAAGACCTTTAAAAAAGCAGTAGGTGATTTGTATAAACGGAGACTTATTACATTAGATGATGAAGGTCTTAAACTTGTTTGA